The Aedes albopictus strain Foshan chromosome 1, AalbF5, whole genome shotgun sequence genomic interval catgagggtcttcatgggaaatgatgccttttTGAAATCTAAGCATTAggctggacattttaggagaagttggggatttttagggaacgttggggatttttagtagATATTGAGGATGTCTAAGGAAACTTAGGAACCTCGTCATGGGAAACAATGTTGCTGAACACTGATGAAGCATGCGAAGGGCGATGTATATTGCGTTGCCGTGTACATTGCTCTATAGAATCAACCTGTCAAAATACTCACAATTGAACAAATCCGCTTGTTTCAATTTTGATCAAGTGTGCTGGGTGGGATTTTGTTTGTAAACATTAATCAGATAAAATTGGCAGCGTTCTtcattagcgcaaaaacattcaaaGAAAAAACCCCACTGGGCACGTGCGGCACACCTTCGGCACGTCCGGCACACTTTGGCACACATTGAAAATCATCCGGCACAGttttggcacacgctcaaaaataatggcacatacgaagtgtgctgaatgaccaaccccttgtccAGTataaaacttcagaaggaataccaagagaaaGTCTAGGCGAAATCTAACATTTTTGGAGGAACGTCAGAAAgaccttttgaaggaatcccagtagaaatattCGGTATCATCCCAAAAGGAATTTACAAAAACTCAGAAAAAAACTACTGGATAAATTTTAAAAGGGTctcgaggagaaatttctgcaggaacattCTAAcgaaaatcagaagaaatttctgaaatccctgaaaaaaacatttgaatgaaTTTAAGACtgaattccaataaaaaaaacaaaacaaaaaaacaaattcaagagaaattctcgaaagtatTCTTTGGAGACATtcagatggatctccaggaggtatcccagaaaaaaataactGGAGTATTCTCAGcaggaaatcaaaaaaaaatccagaaggaaattcataacatagttgtcccatgttatatgggaatccctattaacatgggacaactatgctgcacacggctgtTCAAGAAAATAACTACTATATTTAAAATGTCGCACATCAGGTTCCAACACTGATCAAAACTTAGTCAAATTTCGAGGGTATCAGGCACCAAACAATGGCAAATGTAATCTAAACTGTTCCAAACATCATTCTATGAGTTTGTTTCGTAAATTCATCAAGTTTAATGAGTCGTAAGCCACGTTCGAAAACTGATCAAAAACTGTCAACAAAAGAAGATTGTGTGTACATAAACGGACATGGTAGAGGCACGCAAGGAACATGTTTACGCAGTTTAGGTTTTCGAACGCAAAAAAAAACCACCACCCCAAGCGTTGCAAAGGTTTGCTGCGGGTGAACGGCTGCTCGCTCCTGCTGTTGCTTGGCAAGGAAAAGTTAGTCGGTGTCGACATCCTGATCCGCGTTTACGGTGGTGGTCATGTCACCCAAGTCTACGCCATCCGCCAATTCATTCCCAAGGAGCTGTTTTCTTTCTACCAGAAGTATGTGGATGAAGCCTCTTGCAAGGAACTGAAGGATATCCTGATTCAGTTCGGCCGTACCCTGCTAGTTGCCGATCCCCGCCTTTGCAATCCGAAGAAGTTTGGAAGTCCAGGTGCCCACACTCGTTACGAGGAATCATTTAGTTAAATTCTTGCATTTGGTTACGGATTTTGTTTTGCTCTGCTGGTCGTAGTTATTTTGTATTTCTCAGTTCAATAGTTCCATTGTCTGACGCAATTTGAAATTAAAGAAAGAtgtagtaccgtcgtgcggggcttctttatacactttttatagggttttcaactttatgacattataactcccagagcagtgaatgtatttccacaatttttacacataataattgtgagtatgtatgtaggatgcatgcaaaatttgaactaaatccatcaataaacaaaaaagttgcccatacaccaatcggagacatctcatatagaaccaaaggggggctactttggacatttataattaaaacaaagctgcagttaaaattccgggtttattgaaaatactactttgtaccagtACTGTTGTTTACTATATCATAcacaatttcaataaatatatgcgtttttaggtggttctgtgctacctttggtattatgagcagcgcgatattttaatatagaattaaaggctgtctgggggccatcaatcctttatttaggttaaacggtcatttataatgtgtatcgatacaaatattcgattgtatatgctacgtcgatactttttgcacgaattgagcacagtcttgcgaataatcgcgaccatcacgagacaatcacttgaaccgctttctggagtcaccgttcccaaggtgatacgaaccagctagcgtgtcacgcctggaatgacaaacatgttgtgggttccacccttcgcagctttgcagcgatagcagttgctgagtatgcttcaggcgggttgcgagaaaatcaatctctctgagcaacgatgaataacgggcgaagtgagagcgtttgccgtagccagggcgaactgcgtggtgcgctcaatgtgtgcgtttatattgagctatgcaaaacgaataggatttatgacgtagtaccgtgcttgtgataatacacatgcatagttttacatgctgttgcgcgtgcatctgctt includes:
- the LOC109432259 gene encoding LOW QUALITY PROTEIN: small ribosomal subunit protein uS9-like (The sequence of the model RefSeq protein was modified relative to this genomic sequence to represent the inferred CDS: inserted 2 bases in 1 codon; substituted 1 base at 1 genomic stop codon); the encoded protein is MVEARKEHVYAVXVFERKKKPXHPKRCKGLLRVNGCSLLLLLGKEKLVGVDILIRVYGGGHVTQVYAIRQFIPKELFSFYQKYVDEASCKELKDILIQFGRTLLVADPRLCNPKKFGSPGAHTRYEESFS